A stretch of the Marasmius oreades isolate 03SP1 chromosome 8, whole genome shotgun sequence genome encodes the following:
- the ADE2 gene encoding phosphoribosylaminoimidazole carboxylase ade2 (BUSCO:EOG09261D4D) → MSEKIVGILGGGQLGRMLAASASLLNIKIAVLDIGESAPAKQVASLAGSKLKHIDGSFKDPIKIKELAAAVDVLTVEIEHVDVDALEEVQKSTQIEIHPSPSTIRVIQDKFRQKEHLREKGCSISEYLRVDSTVESVKEAAAKLGLPLMLKSRTLAYDGRGNYVLKDIENANEAIDALGGRELYAEKWVTFVKEIAVMVVRARDGTVTSYPTVETIHKDNICHLVFAPLRSRDPSLSERARAVAERAVATLDGAGVFGVEMFLMKDGAIYINEIAPRPHNSGHYTIEACETSQYENHLRSILSLPLGSTDLKVPSTVMLNLIGASSSMSEIKSIVDVALTIPGASTHLYGKSECRKGRKMGHITVVAPSDAELSARLRPLLEALPGSTKEEIDRYAPELPCRGHSNLSPLVGIIMGSDSDLPVMLPAARILDKFKTPYELTIVSAHRTPDRMVEYARSAASRGLRVIVAGAGGAAHLPGMVAALTPLPVIGVPVKGSSLDGVDSLHSIVQMPRGIPVATVAINNGMNAGLLAVRILSAGDFKITEAMGCYLVELEKEVMGKVERLEEVGWDAYEIK, encoded by the exons ATGTCTGAAAAGATTGTCGGAATACTCG GTGGTGGCCAACTAGGTCGCATGTTGGCAGCGTCAGCCTCCCTTTTGAATATCAAAATCGCTGTACTCGACATCGGCGAGTCAGCTCCCGCTAAACAAGTCGCGTCCCTCGCCGGTTCAAAATTGAAGCACATCGATGGTTCCTTTAAAGATCCTATCAAGATTAAAGAGCTTGCGGCTGCCGTTGACGTCCTTACGGTAGAGATCGAACACGTCGATGTCGATGCTCTGGAAGAAGTACAGAAATCAACGCAAATCGAGATTCATCCCAGCCCAAGTACGATCAGGGTTATACAGGACAAATTTCGACAGAAGGAACACTTGAGGGAGAAAGGATGTTCAATATCAGAGTACTTGCGGGTGGATTCAACTGTTGAATCTGTGAAAGAAGCTGCTGCCAAGCTTGGGCTACCATTAATGCTAAAGTCGAGGACACTGGCTTATGATGGACGAGGAAACTATGTGTTGAAGGATATTGAAAATGCAAACGAGGCTATCGATGCGTTGGGTGGTAGAGAGTTGTACGCTGAGAAGTGGGTCACATTCGTCAAGGAGATTGCTGTCATGGTTGTCAGAGCGCGCGATGGAACCGTCACCTCATATCCAACGGTGGAGACTATCCATAAGGACAATATATGCCATCTCGTTTTCGCACCTCTCAGAAGCCGCGACCCTTCACTATCAGAACGAGCGAGAGCTGTTGCAGAGCGTGCTGTGGCGACTTTGGATGGAGCGGGTGTGTTTGGAGTTGAGATGTTCCTCATGAAGGATG GTGCAATATACATTAATGAAATTGCCCCACGGCCTCACAACTCCGGACACTACACCATTGAAGCATGTGAAACCTCTCAATACGAGAATCACCTCCGTTCCATTCTCTCGCTACCTCTCGGCTCAACTGACCTCAAGGTTCCATCAACGGTCATGCTGAATCTAATCGGCGCGTCGTCATCCATGTCAGAAATTAAGTCAATCGTGGACGTCGCACTGACAATCCCCGGTGCCTCCACTCACCTATACGGCAAGTCAGAATGCCGCAAAGGCAGAAAAATGGGTCACATCACTGTCGTCGCACCTTCGGATGCAGAACTATCCGCCAGACTACGCCCGTTGCTTGAGGCTCTTCCAGGATCAACAAAGGAGGAAATTGACCGATACGCACCCGAACTTCCCTGTCGAGGCCACTCGAATCTATCTCCCTTGGTCGGGATCATCATGGGCTCGGACTCAGATCTGCCTGTCATGCTCCCTGCGGCTCGGATTTTGGACAAGTTTAAAACACCGTACGAACTCACGATCGTTTCGGCTCATCGGACACCTGATCGAATGGTGGAATACGCGCGCTCAGCTGCTAGTCGCGGTCTGCGCGTCATTGTCGCTGGGGCTGGAGGCGCTGCTCATTTACCTGGGATGGTGGCAGCTTTGACGCCCCTTCCGGTGATTGGCGTTCCTGTGAAGGGAAGCTCTTTAGATGGTGTAGACTCTTTACACAGTATTGTGCAAATGCCG CGAGGAATACCAGTCGCTACTGTGGCGATTAATAATGGAATGAACGCTGGGCTATTAGCTGTGAGGATCCTATCAGCCGGAGATTTCAAGATCACAGAGGCTATGGGTTGTTATTTGGTTGAGCTTGAAAAGGAGGTGATGGGCAAGGTTGAGAGGTTAGAGGAAGTAGGATGGGATGCCTATGAAATCAAATAA